In Portunus trituberculatus isolate SZX2019 chromosome 36, ASM1759143v1, whole genome shotgun sequence, one DNA window encodes the following:
- the LOC123513706 gene encoding uncharacterized protein LOC123513706: MRVWWWLTVAALVVATLGVPGTDAQRTSSSRLAQIMRTMMDGVGSVASRIGNGMIKSMGGTPGQLPLREAPQRKRNNRPVPSTLPKDGALAPNAPQSQRAPRKKPQSRMSFRRFVDTTMAGIANIIPRLRRRSSNRRRFVRDAELH; encoded by the exons cgtgtgtggtggtggctgacggtggcggcgttggtggtggcGACGCTGGGAGTCCCTGGAACAGACGCGCAAAGGACTTCCAGCAGCAGACTCGCCCAAATAATGAGGACGATGATGGACGGCGTGGGCAGCGTGGCGTCCAGGATCGGCAATGGCATGatcaa GAGTATGGGCGGCACACCAGGGCAGTTGCCGCTGAGAGAGGCACCACAGCGGAAGCGGAATAATCGCCCCGtgccctccaccctccctaAAGATGGCGCCCTGGCCCCTAACGCACCCCAATCACAGCGTGCCCCCCGGAAGAAGCCCCAAAGCCGCATGTCGTTCCGCCGCTTCGTCGACACCACCATGGCCGGCATTGCTAACATCATTCCCAGACTGCGGCGTCGCTCCTCCAACCGCCGCCGCTTCGTGAGGGACGCTGAG CTCCACTAA
- the LOC123513674 gene encoding indolethylamine N-methyltransferase-like — MNDEGIATQDKRARDQYLRHFNPRNYRATYYASVDQDMEFFLQCYHHAFHAEPRLTRLGPAQRRLLEVGCGPVPVYSACASAFASSVTMSEFLPQNRREMEAWMEGKDEALDWSFFFNYLSSLSPHRSVKDIESQLRSRFTKIIPCDLTMDNPLTSPAHRASYDVIMTNLCLEFVASSKDAFNLMVGRLVSLLRPGGVLIMAGALMCTKYQLGGQTYHSVPLGEEDLRAAVSPHCQGDVTIRTLPRQGLLQEKPADHEGVFFLLTQRQQEGESEGREGKE; from the exons ATGAATGACGAAGGTATTGCTACGCAAGACAAGAGGGCGCGTGACCAGTATCTGAGGCACTTCAACCCACGGAACTACCGCGCCACATACTATGCCTCTGTGGACCAGGACATGGAATTCTTCCTGCAGTGTTACCACCACGCCTTCCACGCCG AACCTCGCCTGACTCGCCTCGGCCCTGCCCAAAGACGTTTGCTGGAGGTGGGCTGCGGTCCTGTGCCTGTGTACTCCGCTTGTGCCTCCGCCTTCGCCTCCTCCGTCACCATGAGCGAGTTTCTGCCTCAAAATAG ACGCGAGATGGAAGCCTGGATGGAAGGCAAGGACGAGGCTCTGGATTGGTCATTCTTTTTCAACTACCTGTCCTCTCTTAGCCCTCACAG GAGTGTGAAGGACATTGAAAGTCAGCTGAGGTCACGTTTCACAAAGATCATCCCATGTGATCTTACAATGGACAACCCGCTCACCTCTCCCGCCCACAG agcCTCCTACGACGTGATAATGACGAACCTGTGTCTGGAATTCGTGGCATCAAGCAAGGACGCCTTCAACCTAATGGTGGGTCGTCTCGTGTCCCTGCTACGACCTGGCGGAGTGCTCATCATGGCC GGGGCTCTAATGTGCACGAAGTACCAACTGGGAGGCCAGACATACCATTCCGTGCCCCTGGGGGAGGAGGACCTGAGAGCTGCCGTAAGCCCTCACTGCCAGGGGGACGTAACCATAAGGACACTCCCACGCCAGGGCCTCCTTCAGGAAAAACCAGCTGACCACGAGGGGGTGTTCTTTCTCCTGACGCAACGccagcaggagggagagagcgaagggagagaagggaaagaatag